In Bacillus methanolicus, one genomic interval encodes:
- the tkt gene encoding transketolase, which yields MLQQKIDIDQLSIQTIRTLSIDAIEKVGSGHPGMPMGAAPMAYTLWTKFMNYNPSNPNWFNRDRFVLSAGHGSMLLYSLLHLTGYDLSLEDLKNFRQWGSKTPGHPEFGHTPGVDATTGPLGQGIAMAVGMAMAERHLASKYNRDKFNIIDHYTYSICGDGDLMEGVSAEAASLAGHLKLGRLIVLYDSNDISLDGDLHMSFSESVQDRFKAYGWQVLRVEDGNDIDSIAKAIAEAKNNEDQPTLIEVKTIIGYGSPNKGGKSDSHGSPLGKDEIKLVKEHYNWKYEEDFYIPEEVKEYFRELKEAAEKKEQAWNELFAQYKKAYPALAKELEQAINGELPEGWDADVPVYHVGEHKLATRSSSGEVLNALAKNVPQLLGGSADLASSNKTLLKGEANFSAADYSGRNIWFGVREFGMGAAVNGMALHGGVKVFGATFFVFSDYLRPAIRLSALMKLPVIYVFTHDSVAVGEDGPTHEPIEQLASLRAMPGISTIRPADGNETAAAWKLALESKDEPTALILSRQDLPTLVDSEKAYEGVKKGAYVISEAKGEVAGLLLASGSEVALAVEAQVALEKEGIYVSVVSMPSWDRFEKQSDAYKESVLPKNVKARLGIEMGASLGWSKYVGDNGNVLAIDQFGASAPGDKIIEEYGFTVENVVSHFKKLL from the coding sequence GGTTGGATCAGGCCATCCGGGGATGCCAATGGGGGCTGCCCCAATGGCCTATACACTTTGGACAAAATTTATGAATTACAATCCAAGCAACCCGAATTGGTTTAATCGTGACCGTTTTGTATTGTCAGCGGGCCACGGATCCATGTTACTATACAGCCTATTACATTTAACTGGTTATGATCTATCATTAGAAGATTTGAAAAACTTCCGCCAATGGGGAAGCAAAACACCTGGTCACCCTGAATTTGGCCATACACCTGGGGTTGATGCCACAACAGGTCCGTTAGGGCAAGGTATTGCCATGGCAGTTGGGATGGCGATGGCTGAAAGACACTTAGCGTCTAAATACAATCGTGATAAATTTAATATAATTGATCACTACACATACAGCATTTGTGGCGATGGTGACTTGATGGAAGGTGTATCTGCAGAGGCAGCTTCACTTGCAGGACACCTTAAACTTGGTCGTTTAATTGTATTATACGATTCAAATGATATTTCTCTTGATGGCGATCTTCATATGTCATTTAGTGAGAGTGTTCAAGATCGTTTTAAAGCATACGGCTGGCAAGTACTTCGTGTTGAGGACGGCAATGATATCGATTCAATTGCAAAAGCGATAGCTGAAGCGAAAAACAACGAAGACCAACCAACATTAATTGAAGTCAAAACAATAATTGGATATGGTTCACCAAATAAAGGTGGCAAGTCTGATTCGCACGGCTCACCACTTGGAAAAGACGAAATAAAGCTTGTAAAAGAACATTACAACTGGAAGTATGAAGAGGATTTTTATATTCCTGAAGAAGTAAAAGAATATTTTAGAGAATTAAAAGAAGCAGCAGAGAAGAAGGAACAAGCATGGAATGAGTTATTCGCACAATATAAAAAAGCATATCCAGCACTTGCAAAAGAATTAGAACAAGCGATTAATGGTGAACTCCCAGAAGGCTGGGATGCTGATGTTCCTGTTTACCATGTAGGAGAACATAAACTTGCTACTCGTTCTTCCAGTGGTGAAGTGTTGAATGCCCTAGCGAAAAATGTTCCGCAACTACTTGGCGGTTCCGCGGATTTAGCTTCATCTAATAAAACATTGCTAAAAGGGGAAGCAAATTTCAGCGCTGCAGATTACAGTGGACGAAATATTTGGTTTGGTGTTCGTGAATTTGGGATGGGTGCTGCTGTCAACGGAATGGCCCTACACGGTGGCGTGAAAGTATTTGGAGCAACATTCTTTGTATTCTCCGATTATTTACGTCCGGCAATTCGTCTCTCAGCATTAATGAAACTACCTGTTATTTATGTCTTTACACATGATAGCGTTGCTGTAGGTGAAGATGGACCAACACATGAACCAATTGAACAATTGGCATCCTTACGTGCAATGCCTGGTATCTCTACAATTCGCCCGGCTGATGGCAATGAGACAGCTGCAGCTTGGAAATTGGCGTTAGAAAGTAAAGACGAACCAACCGCTCTTATCCTCTCGCGTCAAGATTTACCAACACTTGTTGATTCTGAAAAAGCGTATGAGGGTGTTAAAAAAGGTGCATATGTGATCTCTGAAGCAAAAGGTGAAGTTGCTGGTTTGTTATTAGCATCTGGTTCTGAAGTTGCTTTAGCTGTTGAAGCACAAGTAGCGCTGGAAAAAGAAGGTATTTATGTTTCAGTTGTTAGTATGCCTAGCTGGGATCGTTTTGAAAAACAATCTGATGCATACAAAGAAAGTGTACTTCCAAAAAACGTAAAAGCACGTCTTGGTATTGAGATGGGGGCTTCCTTAGGTTGGAGTAAATATGTTGGTGATAACGGTAACGTCCTCGCCATTGATCAATTTGGGGCCTCAGCACCAGGAGATAAAATAATTGAAGAATACGGTTTTACAGTCGAAAATGTCGTTTCTCATTTTAAAAAGCTTCTCTAA